The Paenarthrobacter aurescens region TGGATCCCTGGGTAGCCATGAACACGGCCATCTCCTTTGTCACCAACACCAACTGGCAAACGTACGTACCCGAGGCCACTGTGGGCATCTTCGTCCAGATGTGCCTGCTGGCCGTACAGAACTTCCTCTCCGCCGCCGTCGGAATTGTTGTGGTGGTGGCCTTGATCCGCGGTATTTCCCGCACCGCGACGGACCGCCTGGGCAACTTCTGGGTGGACCTTGCCCGGGCTTCGTTCCGTATCCTGCTCCCCATCGCAACGGTGGCCGCTATCGCCTTGGTGATTGGCGGCGTCGTGCAGAACTTCTGGTCCACAGAGGTCACCAACGCGGCCACGGGTGTCAGCCAGACGATTCCCGGCGGTCCCGTGGCCTCACAGGAAGCCATCAAAGTTCTTGGCACCAACGGCGGCGGCTACTTCAACGCCAACTCCGCGCACCCCTTGGAGAACCCGAACGTCTTCACCAGCCTGTTCCAGGTGTTCCTCATCCTCCTCATTCCCTCTGCCCTGCCCTACATGTACGGGCGAATGGTGGGAGACCAGCGCCAGGGATACACCGTTGCAGGCGTCATGGGCGCACTCTGGTTGACGTCCACGTGTTTGATGGCGTGGGCAGTGTCCTCCGCGCAAGGAGTGGCCACGGCAGAGGCCGGCGGATTGGGTGAAGGCTTTGAACAGCGGCTCGGCCCCGTGGCGAGTTCAATCTTCGCGGCCTCCACAACGCTGACGTCCACCGGCGCCGTCAACGTTGCCCACGATTCCCTGCCCCCGCTGGCCGGCGGCGTTGCCATGCTGAACATGATGCTCGGCGAAGTGGCTCCCGGCGGAACCGGCTCCGGCCTTTACGGAATGCTGATGCTGGCCATCATTGCAGTTTTCATCGCCGGGCTGATGGTGGGCAGGACGCCGGAATTCCTGGGGAAAAAGATCACCCCACGTGAAATGAAGCTCGCGGCCCTGTACATCCTGGTGACCCCCACCTTGGTGCTGGTGCTCGCCGGAATCTCAGCTCTCCTCCCGGACGTGATGGCAAACGCACCGGCCTCGGGACCGCACCAGTTCAGCGAGCTGCTGTATGCGTTCACCTCCGGCGCCAACAACAACGGCTCAGCATTCGGCGGCATCACCAGTTCCGGTCCCTACCTCTCCACGCTGCTGGGACTGGCCATGCTGTTGGGCCGCTTCCTCCCCATAGCTTTGGTCCTTGCCCTGGCAGGATCACTGGCGCGGCAACGGAGAGTGCCCGTTTCCTCCGGAACCGTACCCACCCACGGCCCGCTCTTCGGCTCGCTTCTCCTGGGCGTGACGGTGATCCTCACCGCCCTCAGCTACTTCCCCGCCCTTGCCCTGGGCCCCCTCGCAGAAGGACTCATCAAATGACCAACTCCAGCACGGCTCCGGCCGCGGAGTCCAAAGACCTCACTCACGGCGGCATCCCGTCAGGGGCACCTGAGGGTGTTCCTTCGCCGGAACCACACAAGCACCACAGCAAAGCACCGGCCAAACTCAATGCCGCCACCCTCAAGGCAGCACTCCCGGTGGCCTTCCAAAAGCTGGATCCACGGCAAATGGTCCACTCCCCCGTGATGTTCGTGGTCCTGGTGGGGGCAGCCGCGTGCACGATTATCAGCATTGTGAAACCGGACGTTTTCGGAATCGCCGTCACTGCCTGGCTATGGCTCACGGTCCTGTTCGGCACCCTCTCCGAGGCCATCGCCGAAGGCCGCGGAAAAGCTCAAGCAGACAGTCTCCGGGAAAGCCGCCAAGGCGTCACAGCAAAGCTCAGGTTGGAGGATGGAACCACCCGGGAAGTGCCGGGCACCGATCTGAGGCTCAACGATGTGGTTATATGCCAGGCCGGGGACGTCATCCCCTCCGACGGCGAAATCATTGAAGGCCTGGCCAGCGTGGACGAGTCCACCATCACCGGCGAATCAGCCCCGGTGATCAGGGAATCCGGCGGCGACCGATCATCCGTAACCGGCGGCACCAAGGTGCTCTCAGACAGGATCGTTGTCCGCATCACGGCCGAGCCCGGCGAAACGTTCATCGACAGGATGATCAAGCTGGTGGAAGGAGCCGTCCGCCAAAAGACCCCCAACGAGATCGCGCTCCACGTGTTGCTGGTTTCACTGACAATCGTGTTCCTGGTGGTCACCATGGCCCTGGCACCCTTCGCATCGCTGGCAGATGCCACGCCCTCCCCCATCGTTTTGGTGGCGCTGCTGGTCTGCCTGATACCCACCACCATTGGGGCCTTGGTACCGGCAATCGGGATCGCAGGCATGGACCGGCTGGTTCAACACAACGTCCTGGCAACCTCCGGCCGCGCAGTGGAAACAGCCGGCGACATCACCACTCTTTTGTTGGACAAGACCGGCACCATCACCTACGGAAACCGGCGGGCAGTCAACTTCTTCCCCGCCAACGGGGTGGAACAGGACCAGCTCATCGCCGCCGCCCGGCTCTCCAGTTTGGCCGACGAAACTCCGGAAGGCCGTTCCATTGTGGAGCTCGCCAGCGCCCGCGGCATGGATGGCCCTGACCTCGCCGGGCTCCGCGATACCTCCACGGACATCACCATTGTGGAGTTCACCGCCAGCACCCGCATGAGCGGCGTGGACCTGGACGGGCGCCTCATCCGCAAAGGTGCGGCGTCCGCCGTCGGGAACTTTGTCACCGACGCCGGAGGTCGCCTCCCCGCCGAAGTCCAGCGCCGCGTCCAGGAAATTTCAGCCCAAGGCGGCACGCCGCTGCTGGTAGCCGAGCACACGCACGACGGCGGCGCCCGGGTTTTGGGAACCGTGCACCTTGCCGATGTGGTGAAGCCCGGCATGAAGGACCGCTTCGCCGAGCTGCGCAAAATGGGTATCCGCACAGTGATGATCACCGGCGATAACCCGGTGACGGCCAAAGCGATCGCGGCCGAAGCCGGCGTGGACGACTTCGTGGCAGAAGCCACGCCCGAGGACAAGTTGGACGTCATCCGGCGGGAACAGGGTGAAGGGCGCCTGGTAGCCATGACCGGCGACGGCACCAACGATGCTCCGGCACTTGCAGCCGCGGACGTTGGAGTGGCCATGAACTCCGGGACGCCCGCAGCCAAAGAAGCTGCGAACATGGTGGACCTCGATTCTGATCCCACCAAACTGATCAACATAGTGGGGATCGGCAAGCAGCTGCTGATCACCCGCGGCGCCCTCACCACGTTCTCCGTAGCCAACGATGTTGCCAAGTACTTCGCCATTGTCCCGGCCC contains the following coding sequences:
- the kdpB gene encoding potassium-transporting ATPase subunit KdpB is translated as MTNSSTAPAAESKDLTHGGIPSGAPEGVPSPEPHKHHSKAPAKLNAATLKAALPVAFQKLDPRQMVHSPVMFVVLVGAAACTIISIVKPDVFGIAVTAWLWLTVLFGTLSEAIAEGRGKAQADSLRESRQGVTAKLRLEDGTTREVPGTDLRLNDVVICQAGDVIPSDGEIIEGLASVDESTITGESAPVIRESGGDRSSVTGGTKVLSDRIVVRITAEPGETFIDRMIKLVEGAVRQKTPNEIALHVLLVSLTIVFLVVTMALAPFASLADATPSPIVLVALLVCLIPTTIGALVPAIGIAGMDRLVQHNVLATSGRAVETAGDITTLLLDKTGTITYGNRRAVNFFPANGVEQDQLIAAARLSSLADETPEGRSIVELASARGMDGPDLAGLRDTSTDITIVEFTASTRMSGVDLDGRLIRKGAASAVGNFVTDAGGRLPAEVQRRVQEISAQGGTPLLVAEHTHDGGARVLGTVHLADVVKPGMKDRFAELRKMGIRTVMITGDNPVTAKAIAAEAGVDDFVAEATPEDKLDVIRREQGEGRLVAMTGDGTNDAPALAAADVGVAMNSGTPAAKEAANMVDLDSDPTKLINIVGIGKQLLITRGALTTFSVANDVAKYFAIVPALFTAAFPGLGLLNIMGLASPASAILSAVIFNALIIIVLVPLALRGVKYRAVSANQALGRNLLLYGLGGLIAPFLGIKLIDLVLSLIPGIG
- the kdpA gene encoding potassium-transporting ATPase subunit KdpA, with product MVFSTASFITQVAVLVLALALLHKPLGLYMARVFTNTKHSRPEKILYRLAGVDSGTEQSWSVYLRSVLLFSLISILVIFALQRLQGVLPGSNSLPGVDPWVAMNTAISFVTNTNWQTYVPEATVGIFVQMCLLAVQNFLSAAVGIVVVVALIRGISRTATDRLGNFWVDLARASFRILLPIATVAAIALVIGGVVQNFWSTEVTNAATGVSQTIPGGPVASQEAIKVLGTNGGGYFNANSAHPLENPNVFTSLFQVFLILLIPSALPYMYGRMVGDQRQGYTVAGVMGALWLTSTCLMAWAVSSAQGVATAEAGGLGEGFEQRLGPVASSIFAASTTLTSTGAVNVAHDSLPPLAGGVAMLNMMLGEVAPGGTGSGLYGMLMLAIIAVFIAGLMVGRTPEFLGKKITPREMKLAALYILVTPTLVLVLAGISALLPDVMANAPASGPHQFSELLYAFTSGANNNGSAFGGITSSGPYLSTLLGLAMLLGRFLPIALVLALAGSLARQRRVPVSSGTVPTHGPLFGSLLLGVTVILTALSYFPALALGPLAEGLIK